One genomic window of Panicum hallii strain FIL2 chromosome 6, PHallii_v3.1, whole genome shotgun sequence includes the following:
- the LOC112896248 gene encoding solanesyl-diphosphate synthase 1, mitochondrial-like, with the protein MVHFWHVLCTHKGKVLKKGEGGIPAATAEAEALFNSSCCRTPRRLRSAMMLPGRLLLAGLLRSASTASSAPRMPKNMRCWDRFTWSSCYFHSTIDNTSSKAGLTAKEQLDPLALIKHEVSEVTDRLRSMVVAEVPELTSAAGYFFRAGAEGKRTCPTVLLLMASAISMEMADGLENRPRARHMRVAEITEMIHIASLIHDDVLDDADTRRGMDSLNFTVGKKLAVLAGDFLLFRAFTAAVSLDNTEVLSLLATAVNNLVTGELMQMSITPAQRCSMDYYLQKTYYKTAALISNSCKAIAVLAGQTTEVQALAYQYGRHLGIAYQLIDDILDFTGTSASLGKASLSDIHQGIVTAPILFAIEEFPELHEIVEKGFDDPSNVEMALKYLSKSQGIERTRLLAAEHAKLAADAIDGLPEIEDQVILDSRQALKDLTQKFMRRTK; encoded by the exons ATGGTACATTTTTGGCATGTACTCTGTACTCACAAAGGGAAGGTCCTAAAGAAAGGAGAAGGGGGCATTCCAGCCGCAACTGCTGAGGCTGAGGCGCTATTCAACTCATCTTGCTGCCGGACTCCCCGGCGACTGCGGTCGGCCATGATGCTGCCGGGACGCCTTCTTCTCGCTGGGCTCCTGCGCTCAGCCTCCACCGCTTCCTCCGCTCCTCGAATGCCAAAG AATATGCGCTGTTGGGACAGATTTACTTGGAGTTCATGTTATTTTCACAGCACGATTGATAATACTTCCAGTAAAGCAGGGCTAACAGCTAAG GAGCAGCTAGACCCCTTAGCGCTGATTAAACATGAAGTCTCTGAAGTAACAGATCGATTGCGTTCAATGGTGGTTGCTGAG GTGCCTGAACTGACATCAGCAGCTGGATACTTCTTCAGAGCTGGAGCTGAAGGGAAAAGAACTTGTCCTACT GTTCTACTATTGATGGCTTCAGCTATAAGCATGGAAATGGCTGATGGCTTAGAGAATAGACCTCGTGCAAGGCATATGCGTGTTGCTGAGATAACTGAAATGATTCAT ATAGCAAGCCTTATTCATGATGATGTTTTGGATGATGCTGATACTAGGCGTGGCATGGACTCATTAAACTTCACAGTGGGGAAGAAG CTTGCAGTGTTGGCTGGTGATTTTCTACTTTTCAGGGCATTTACTGCTGCTGTGTCTCTTGACAATACTGAG GTTCTATCATTACTAGCAACTGCTGTAAATAATCTTGTTACTGGTGAGCTTATGCAGATGTCAATAACTCCAGCACAGCGCTGCAG CATGGACTATTATTTGCAGAAGACATACTACAAGACAGCTGCGTTGATTTCAAACAGTTGCAAAGCTATTGCTGTCCTCGCTGGGCAAACGACAGAAGTACaagctcttgcttatcagtatGGCAGACACTTG GGCATAGCATATCAGTTGATCGACGACATTCTCGATTTCACAGGCACATCAGCTTCACTTGGCAAAGCCTCCTTGTCTGATATCCATCAA GGAATCGTGACAGCTCCCATACTGTTTGCGATAGAAGAGTTCCCCGAACTGCATGAGATTGTTGAGAAGGGATTCGATGACCCTTCAAATGTTGAGATG GCCCTGAAATACCTTTCAAAAAGTCAGGGAATCGAGAGGACAAGGTTACTTGCTGCTGAACATGCAAAACTGGCAGCGGACGCTATTGATGGTCTTCCTGAGATTGAGGACCAAGTCATCCTTGACTCGAGACAAGCGCTCAAAGATCTTACTCAAAAGTTCATGAGAAGAACAAAGTGA
- the LOC112896280 gene encoding uncharacterized protein LOC112896280, giving the protein MAEIVRSAVVQETVSQILSNLVQNYEEKEESNANRNMERLEMAHIRLEAALETSEKWQITDASLLRWRRKLKRAAQECDDTLHKCKQRILEDEETEKRVRNSPFPVRIAHTTKSFVFSIFSPNKDESNSSIVRRFEWFADGASEFLRLVELGGTPYCHMPFDPLIRHLLTGKKLQHRIIRANKCPLFLQLVPFITAEYRVEARLIFIQTDGNASEDDFFLSIMLQLSESIDIVGTAIKCLQPYAPLFKSTVETIRKELVQLATEDFSWVPHVDTHHKEHWDNLHSFGTDWFRPNPLCCKQNDQHKLYHGRKLNTSRLPDVSLEPVIEVHLQCYISLSECSQHRSLLFDTKKSLQDSPYLKVGLLLTPHGYLEDILLVGRSHAIPAIYSKEPHCLHTDFTFGQLGEIMLPKAIDYFCKNDEATVYQMLWKPKHGTAYIQVEKASMSSQRTSMRTRRNFQGPRKGKMLQWHDQEIGRHTNTIFQFLNLWVAHAPVQLQGSIVDWIQKEKESQLAASQLHLKF; this is encoded by the coding sequence ATGGCGGAGATTGTCAGGTCTGCAGTTGTCCAGGAGACAGTTAGCCAAATCCTCTCTAATCTGGTTCAAAATTATGAGGAGAAAGAGGAATCAAATGCAAACAGAAACATGGAGAGGCTAGAGATGGCACACATCAGGCTGGAGGCTGCTCTTGAGACGTCAGAAAAGTGGCAGATCACTGATGCGTCCTTGTTGCGTTGGCGCAGGAAGCTGAAGCGGGCTGCCCAAGAGTGTGATGACACTCTGCATAAATGCAAACAGAGGATCCTAGAAGACGAAGAGACAGAAAAGAGGGTGAGAAATTCCCCGTTTCCTGTACGTATAGCACATACTACTAAGTCATTTGTTTTCTCCATCTTTAGCCCCAACAAAGACGAGTCAAACAGTTCCATTGTTCGAAGATTTGAGTGGTTTGCAGATGGTGCTAGTGAGTTTCTGAGATTAGTAGAGCTTGGTGGCACGCCCTATTGTCACATGCCCTTTGACCCTCTTATCAGGCACCTTCTTACAGGCAAGAAACTGCAGCACAGAATCATTCGAGCAAACAAGTGCCCTTTGTTTCTACAGTTGGTTCCCTTTATTACTGCAGAATATCGAGTAGAGGCTAGACTCATCTTTATTCAGACAGATGGTAATGCATCGGAGGATGACTTTTTCCTTTCTATAATGCTACAACTTTCAGAGAGTATAGACATAGTAGGGACCGCAATTAAGTGCCTACAACCGTATGCCCCTCTTTTCAAGTCTACAGTCGAAACCATTAGAAAAGAACTTGTACAACTAGCTACAGAAGACTTCTCATGGGTGCCACATGTTGATACACACCACAAAGAACATTGGGACAATCTTCACAGCTTTGGCACTGATTGGTTTCGCCCAAACCCATTATGTTGCAAGCAGAATGATCAGCACAAGCTCTATCATGGTAGAAAGTTAAACACGTCAAGATTACCAGATGTCTCTTTAGAACCAGTTATTGAAGTACATCTGCAGTGCTATATCTCACTCTCAGAGTGCAGCCAACATAGGTCCTTACTGTTTGATACAAAAAaatctctacaagattctccaTATCTGAAAGTTGGGCTCCTTTTGACGCCCCATGGATATTTAGAAGACATCCTACTTGTGGGTAGAAGTCATGCAATACCGGCAATCTACAGCAAGGAGCCACATTGCTTGCATACAGACTTCACCTTTGGGCAACTTGGAGAGATCATGCTGCCAAAGGCAATAGATTACTTCTGCAAGAATGACGAAGCGACAGTCTACCAAATGCTTTGGAAACCAAAACATGGCACTGCATACATTCAGGTTGAGAAGGCAAGCATGAGCTCACAGAGAACAAGCATGAGAACACGGAGAAATTTTCAGGGACCTAGGAAAGGAAAGATGTTGCAATGGCATGATCAAGAGATAGGGAGACATACAAACACGATCTTTCAATTCCTCAACCTGTGGGTTGCACATGCGCCTGTCCAGCTGCAAGGCTCGATTGTGGACTGGAttcaaaaagaaaaggaaagtcAGTTAGCAGCATCGCAGCTACATCTGAAATTCTAA